Proteins from a genomic interval of candidate division KSB1 bacterium:
- a CDS encoding PD40 domain-containing protein codes for MKNSTFKIYLLILTVLAIVIGNSMLLAQKGPSKTVRNLQPSWASDGHKIAFVTNRDGKPEIYLMYKNGSHQKNLTNNAALDMGVSWSHNGDKLAFVSNRDSGKDIYIMNTQNGELRKLTNRGDLLMSPPAWSPDDTKLVFAAGTHRDADLYTVDIKGETLQRLTKNPTIDAAPSWSPDGSKITFVSKRDGNLDIYVMNSDGLNPKKLTSTEAEEGWPRWSPDGSEIAFFSNRDGNFEIYVMKSDGTSQRNLTNNPARDAGPAWSPDGRKIVFYSNRDGEGEEIYLMNSDGANPVRLTNGAEDRTVIKHTMR; via the coding sequence ATGAAAAATAGCACATTCAAAATATACTTATTAATTCTAACCGTGCTGGCCATCGTAATCGGGAACTCGATGTTGCTTGCGCAGAAAGGTCCCAGCAAGACTGTAAGGAATCTCCAACCTTCGTGGGCATCAGATGGCCATAAGATTGCTTTTGTGACAAATCGTGATGGTAAGCCGGAGATTTATTTAATGTACAAAAACGGCAGCCACCAAAAAAATCTTACAAACAATGCCGCACTCGACATGGGTGTTTCCTGGTCTCACAATGGCGACAAACTGGCATTTGTTTCCAATAGGGATAGTGGAAAAGACATTTATATCATGAATACCCAGAATGGAGAACTAAGAAAACTTACGAATCGGGGAGATCTCCTCATGTCACCGCCAGCCTGGTCCCCTGATGACACGAAGCTTGTCTTTGCCGCCGGAACACATCGTGATGCCGATTTGTATACTGTCGACATCAAGGGTGAGACTTTACAACGCTTAACCAAGAACCCGACTATTGATGCCGCACCATCATGGTCACCAGATGGGAGCAAAATTACTTTCGTTTCAAAAAGAGATGGCAATCTCGACATTTATGTGATGAACTCCGACGGCTTGAATCCAAAAAAATTGACCTCTACTGAAGCTGAAGAAGGATGGCCGCGGTGGTCTCCGGACGGTTCAGAAATCGCTTTTTTCAGCAATAGAGATGGGAACTTTGAAATCTATGTTATGAAATCAGATGGGACATCACAGAGAAACTTGACAAATAATCCAGCCAGGGATGCCGGGCCGGCATGGTCCCCAGACGGAAGAAAAATCGTGTTTTATTCAAACCGGGATGGTGAAGGTGAGGAAATCTACCTGATGAATTCGGATGGTGCAAATCCAGTGCGGCTCACCAACGGTGCAGAAGATCGAACGGTAATCAAACACACAATGAGATAA